The genomic window TCTGCCAAATTTTTCCATTGATGGCATGTCAGTTCAACTTCAAGGAGATCGGAAGCTTGCAAAAAAGAAAAAATATGTAATAGCAACTCATCGGGAAGCTGTTCTATAGAGCAAACAGCAAGCTGAGTGAGGGAAGAAGAAGTCACATTTTTATTGTTACCATTATTTGTTAATGTATTTACCATCTCATTTCCTTAATAAAACCAATTATTATTTGTGATTTTTATTTTTTAAAGCAAGATTTTTTTGCTTAATAATTATATAAACACATCAATTTAGTGAGCGGTCAC from Neochlamydia sp. AcF84 includes these protein-coding regions:
- a CDS encoding F-box protein is translated as MVNTLTNNGNNKNVTSSSLTQLAVCSIEQLPDELLLHIFSFLQASDLLEVELTCHQWKNLAEEETLWKSLYVRYFKVIEPVGDTYKESYFSLSEADHHWGKIDELFESFKIC